Proteins from a genomic interval of Nostoc sp. TCL240-02:
- the urtE gene encoding urea ABC transporter ATP-binding subunit UrtE: MLKISNLNVYYGESHILRNVDLSVPSGQMVCLIGRNGVGKTTLLKTIMGLLKPRSGTINLAEDLINSKSPDQRAKLGIGYVPQGREIIPRLTVKENLLLGLEARKKPVKKAEIPEEVFSLFPVLKTMLARMGGDLSGGQQQQLAIARALMGEPQLLVLDEPTEGIQPSIILEIEAAVRRIVETTGISVLLVEQHLHFVRQADYYYAMQKGGIVASGSTSELSQDVIQRFLAV, from the coding sequence ATGCTAAAAATCTCTAACCTTAACGTTTACTACGGTGAAAGCCACATTCTCCGCAATGTAGATTTAAGCGTACCATCGGGGCAAATGGTTTGCCTAATCGGACGCAATGGCGTAGGTAAAACCACCCTACTCAAAACAATTATGGGTTTACTCAAACCCCGCAGTGGTACTATTAACTTAGCTGAAGATTTAATAAACTCAAAATCTCCCGATCAAAGAGCAAAATTAGGAATCGGTTATGTCCCCCAAGGAAGAGAAATTATCCCCCGGTTGACAGTCAAAGAAAATCTGCTGCTGGGGTTGGAAGCTAGAAAGAAACCAGTAAAAAAAGCAGAAATTCCAGAGGAAGTTTTTAGCTTATTCCCGGTGTTAAAAACCATGCTGGCGCGGATGGGTGGTGATTTAAGTGGTGGACAACAGCAACAATTAGCGATCGCACGTGCTTTAATGGGAGAGCCTCAATTACTCGTCTTAGATGAACCGACTGAAGGCATTCAACCCTCAATCATCCTCGAAATTGAAGCCGCAGTCCGTCGCATTGTCGAAACCACAGGTATTTCGGTTTTATTAGTAGAGCAACATTTGCACTTTGTTCGTCAGGCAGATTATTATTACGCCATGCAAAAAGGCGGTATTGTCGCCTCCGGTTCCACATCTGAACTCAGCCAAGATGTGATTCAGCGCTTTTTAGCTGTTTAA
- a CDS encoding cytochrome P450, which translates to MKTNQIPPGSFGLPVLGETLSFVFDRDFAKKRYRQYGPIFKTHLLGRPTVVMAGTEALEFVLSSHIENFSWREGWPDNFKTLLGESLFLQDGEEHRRNRRLMMPALHGPALANYFSTMEDITRGYLQKWEKKQEFTWFQEFKQLTFDIASQLLLGTRPGPECVRLSQLFTTLTNGLFAINPLPLPFTTFGKAIAARNQILEHLTQVVRERQQNPTQDTISLLIKAKDEDGNSLSEKEIIAQAVLLLFAGHETTTSMLTWLCTELARHPEVLEKARVEQLQLASQGDLDLEQLGKMPYLEQVLWEVERLHQPVGGGFRGVIKDFELNGYHVPTGWQLYYSIGVTHQIEEIYSEPELFDPDRFSPQRQEHKKYPFSLVGFGGGPRICIGIAFAKMEMKIVAAHLLRSYHWEILPNQSLEVVAVPTNRPKDGLRVRFQPR; encoded by the coding sequence ATGAAAACTAATCAAATTCCTCCTGGAAGCTTTGGTTTGCCTGTATTAGGTGAAACACTCTCCTTTGTTTTCGACCGCGATTTTGCCAAAAAGCGCTATCGCCAGTATGGGCCCATCTTCAAAACCCATCTTCTTGGCAGACCGACTGTGGTAATGGCAGGGACGGAGGCATTAGAGTTCGTTTTGTCAAGCCATATCGAGAATTTTTCTTGGCGCGAGGGATGGCCTGATAATTTCAAGACATTACTCGGTGAATCACTTTTTCTGCAAGATGGAGAGGAACACCGCAGAAACCGCCGCTTGATGATGCCGGCGTTGCACGGCCCAGCATTGGCGAATTATTTCTCCACAATGGAAGATATTACGCGCGGCTATCTCCAGAAGTGGGAGAAAAAACAGGAGTTTACTTGGTTCCAAGAGTTTAAACAGTTGACATTTGATATTGCTAGTCAATTATTGTTGGGTACGCGTCCTGGGCCGGAATGTGTGCGCCTCAGCCAGTTATTTACAACTTTGACGAATGGGCTGTTTGCTATTAATCCGTTGCCATTACCATTTACTACATTTGGTAAAGCTATAGCCGCGCGTAATCAGATTTTAGAGCATCTAACTCAAGTTGTCAGAGAACGTCAGCAAAACCCAACTCAAGATACCATCAGCCTGTTAATCAAAGCTAAGGATGAAGACGGTAACAGCCTAAGTGAAAAAGAAATCATTGCCCAAGCGGTGCTGTTACTCTTCGCTGGACATGAAACTACTACTTCGATGCTGACTTGGTTATGTACAGAGTTAGCCCGTCATCCAGAAGTACTCGAAAAAGCAAGAGTTGAACAATTGCAACTTGCAAGTCAAGGTGATTTAGATTTAGAACAATTGGGTAAAATGCCCTATTTAGAGCAGGTCTTGTGGGAAGTTGAAAGATTGCATCAACCTGTCGGAGGTGGGTTTCGTGGTGTGATTAAAGACTTTGAATTGAATGGTTATCACGTACCTACTGGTTGGCAGTTATACTACTCAATTGGAGTTACTCACCAAATTGAAGAAATCTATTCTGAGCCAGAACTCTTTGACCCAGACCGTTTTAGTCCTCAACGGCAAGAACACAAAAAATATCCTTTTAGTTTAGTTGGTTTTGGCGGTGGCCCACGCATTTGTATTGGCATAGCTTTTGCCAAAATGGAAATGAAGATTGTTGCTGCTCATCTTCTACGTAGTTATCATTGGGAGATATTACCCAATCAAAGTTTAGAAGTAGTTGCTGTTCCCACTAATCGCCCTAAAGATGGGTTGCGGGTTAGATTTCAACCTCGGTGA
- a CDS encoding ABC transporter permease, producing the protein MQRYLKVLRLFWGAAIASELEYRINFFVATLTSLGNLAGSLFGLFLFYRTGYTFSGWSWEAALTVLGIFTLLQGFSATFLASNLNRIVRHVQEGTLDFILLKPIRSQFWLSTHTLSPWGLPDLIFGSIIIGYAGKRLGVGINGYLLGVLPLLFSFVILYSLWFMLGSMSIWFVKIYNVTEVLRGFLEAGRYPIAAYPTAYRFFFTFVMPVAFLTTVPAQALLGRSEITWLIGAAILALALFFASTWFWRFALRFYTSASS; encoded by the coding sequence ATGCAAAGATATTTGAAAGTACTAAGACTATTTTGGGGTGCTGCGATCGCATCTGAATTAGAGTATCGGATTAATTTTTTCGTCGCTACCCTCACCAGCTTGGGAAATCTTGCGGGTAGCCTCTTTGGATTATTCTTGTTTTACCGCACTGGCTATACTTTTAGTGGCTGGTCATGGGAAGCAGCTTTAACAGTGCTAGGAATTTTTACCTTACTACAAGGATTTTCTGCGACTTTTCTAGCGTCTAACTTGAATCGCATTGTCCGTCATGTCCAAGAAGGCACTTTGGACTTTATATTATTAAAACCTATCCGCAGCCAGTTTTGGCTTTCCACTCATACCCTTTCACCTTGGGGACTGCCGGATCTAATTTTTGGTAGTATTATCATTGGCTATGCAGGTAAACGCCTTGGTGTAGGGATAAACGGCTATCTACTTGGTGTGCTGCCGTTATTGTTCAGCTTTGTGATTTTATACAGCCTGTGGTTTATGCTGGGTTCAATGAGTATCTGGTTTGTCAAAATATACAACGTTACTGAAGTGTTGCGTGGTTTCTTGGAAGCTGGACGATATCCCATAGCTGCATATCCCACAGCTTACCGTTTTTTCTTCACTTTTGTGATGCCAGTAGCTTTTTTAACTACTGTACCAGCCCAAGCGCTGTTGGGTCGGAGTGAAATTACCTGGTTGATAGGTGCGGCAATATTAGCATTAGCCTTGTTTTTCGCTTCTACTTGGTTTTGGCGGTTTGCGTTGCGGTTTTATACTAGTGCTTCGAGTTAG
- a CDS encoding DedA family protein produces the protein MHLNLPDLITKIGYFGVWAIIFAESGLLIGFFLPGDSLLFTAGFLASLPKSGFNIWVLIFGAFVCAVLGDNVGYATGHKFGRKLFQKEDSWLFHKKHLVKTQDFYHKHGKKTLVLARFTPIIRTFAPIVAGLGAMHYRTFMSYNLIGGFLWTFGITLLGFFLGKSLPPEQVDKYLLPIIGAIIVISLMPSMIHVIQENRANKS, from the coding sequence ATGCATTTAAATTTACCAGACCTAATTACAAAAATTGGCTACTTTGGGGTATGGGCAATTATCTTTGCTGAATCTGGCTTGCTAATTGGTTTTTTTCTGCCAGGAGATAGTTTGCTATTTACTGCTGGATTTCTCGCATCTCTTCCGAAATCAGGGTTTAACATTTGGGTTCTGATTTTTGGTGCTTTTGTTTGTGCAGTCCTTGGTGATAATGTTGGCTACGCTACAGGACATAAATTTGGCAGAAAATTATTTCAGAAAGAAGATTCATGGTTGTTTCATAAAAAACACTTGGTAAAAACCCAGGATTTTTATCATAAACATGGCAAAAAGACACTAGTTTTGGCCAGGTTTACACCGATTATTCGCACTTTTGCGCCGATTGTGGCTGGACTTGGTGCGATGCATTACCGAACATTTATGTCTTACAACTTAATTGGTGGCTTTCTTTGGACATTCGGCATTACCCTGTTAGGGTTTTTCTTAGGAAAATCTCTGCCACCTGAACAGGTAGATAAGTATTTGTTACCAATTATTGGAGCAATTATAGTTATTTCTTTAATGCCATCGATGATTCATGTAATACAAGAAAATCGAGCAAATAAAAGTTAA
- a CDS encoding acetolactate synthase large subunit — protein MNTAELLVQCLENEGVQYIFGLPGEENLHVLEALKHSSIKFITTRHEQGAAFMADVYGRLTGKAGVCLSTLGPGATNLMTGVADANLDGAPLVAITGQVGTDRMHIESHQYLDLVAMFAPVTKWNKQIVRPSITPEVVRKAFKRSQSEKPGAVHIDLPENIAAMPVEGKPLRKDNSEKTYASFASIRAAAAAICQAVNPLILVGNGAIRAQASDAVTQFATLLNIPVANTFMGKGVIPYTHQLALWSVGLQQRDFITCGFDNTDLVIAIGYDLIEFSPKKWNRNGEIPIVHIGVSPAEIDSSYIPNAEVVGDISDSLYEILKLADRQGKPDPFAISLRSDIRADYEQYAHDDGFPIKPQKLIYDLRQVMGPDDIVISDVGAHKMWMARHYHCHSPNTCIISNGFAAMGIAIPGALAAKLVHPKRKVVAVTGDGGFMMNSQELETALRVGTPFVTIIFNDGGYGLIEWKQENQFGKGNSSFVHFSNPDFVKYAESMGLKGYRVESALDLIPTLKEALAQDVPAVIDCPVDYRENHRFSQKAGELSCTV, from the coding sequence ATGAATACAGCAGAATTATTGGTGCAGTGCCTAGAAAATGAAGGAGTGCAATATATTTTTGGACTCCCTGGCGAAGAAAACCTGCATGTTTTGGAAGCGTTAAAACATTCTTCCATTAAATTTATTACAACTCGTCATGAACAGGGCGCAGCATTCATGGCCGATGTCTACGGACGCTTAACCGGAAAAGCTGGGGTGTGTCTTTCTACTCTTGGTCCTGGGGCAACCAATTTGATGACTGGGGTAGCAGATGCTAACCTCGATGGTGCGCCTTTAGTGGCAATTACTGGTCAAGTGGGAACAGATAGAATGCACATCGAATCCCATCAATATTTAGATTTGGTGGCAATGTTTGCACCTGTTACCAAGTGGAATAAGCAGATTGTGCGACCAAGTATTACACCAGAAGTAGTGCGGAAAGCATTTAAGCGATCGCAATCTGAAAAACCCGGTGCAGTTCACATCGATTTACCAGAAAATATTGCTGCTATGCCTGTCGAAGGCAAACCTTTGCGTAAGGATAATAGCGAAAAAACTTATGCATCTTTTGCTAGCATTCGGGCAGCAGCAGCCGCAATTTGCCAAGCAGTTAACCCATTAATCTTAGTCGGAAATGGGGCAATTCGCGCTCAAGCAAGTGATGCTGTCACGCAATTTGCTACCTTGCTGAATATACCTGTTGCCAATACTTTTATGGGTAAAGGTGTGATTCCCTACACACATCAATTGGCTTTGTGGTCAGTCGGATTACAGCAAAGAGACTTCATTACCTGTGGTTTTGATAACACAGATTTAGTAATTGCGATCGGTTATGATTTGATTGAGTTTTCCCCGAAAAAATGGAATCGGAATGGTGAAATTCCGATTGTGCATATTGGGGTAAGTCCGGCGGAAATTGATAGTAGTTATATTCCTAACGCCGAAGTGGTGGGAGATATTTCAGATTCCCTCTATGAAATTTTAAAATTAGCAGATAGACAAGGTAAACCCGATCCTTTTGCTATCAGCTTAAGGTCAGATATTCGGGCTGATTATGAACAGTATGCCCATGATGACGGATTTCCTATTAAGCCGCAAAAGTTAATTTATGACTTACGGCAAGTGATGGGCCCAGATGATATCGTTATCTCTGATGTTGGCGCACATAAGATGTGGATGGCCCGTCATTATCATTGCCATAGTCCCAATACTTGTATTATTTCCAACGGTTTCGCAGCTATGGGTATTGCCATTCCTGGCGCTTTAGCAGCAAAACTCGTTCATCCTAAGCGCAAAGTCGTTGCTGTAACAGGTGATGGTGGCTTTATGATGAATTCTCAAGAATTAGAAACAGCCTTACGCGTAGGTACACCTTTTGTCACCATAATTTTCAATGATGGTGGCTATGGGTTAATTGAGTGGAAGCAAGAAAATCAATTTGGCAAAGGAAACTCATCTTTTGTGCATTTTAGCAATCCTGATTTTGTGAAATACGCTGAAAGTATGGGTTTAAAAGGCTACCGAGTTGAATCGGCTTTAGATTTGATTCCCACTTTGAAAGAAGCCCTCGCTCAAGATGTACCCGCCGTGATAGATTGTCCCGTAGATTATCGGGAAAATCACCGCTTTAGCCAAAAAGCCGGCGAGTTGAGTTGTACTGTGTAA
- a CDS encoding NAD-dependent succinate-semialdehyde dehydrogenase translates to MAIATINPATGETLKTFEALNDTEIVAKLDLANQAFEKYRQTDFSERSQWLQKAADILEQDKAEFAKLMTLEMGKPFKAAIAEVEKCAVVCRYYAEHAPSFLADVSVKTDASQSFVRYQPMGAILAVMPWNFPFWQVFRFAAPALMAGNVGLLKHASNVPQCALAIEDIIRRAGFPEGAFQTLLIGAAKVADLMADDRVKAATLTGSEPAGISLAVAAGKQIKKTVLELGGSDPFIVLESADLETAVVTATTARMLNNGQSCIAAKRFIVAEAIADQFEKLLLEKFEALKVGDPMEPDTDLGPLATPGILQDLDQQVQAATKSGGKVLIGGHPLSDRPGNFYPPTIIIDIPPEAAIAKEEFFGPVALLFRVPDIDAAIKLANDSPFGLGASAWTTNDQECDRLVAEIEVGAVFINSMVKSDPRLPFGGTKRSGYGRELSIQGIHEFVNVKTVWVK, encoded by the coding sequence ATGGCGATCGCTACCATCAATCCCGCTACTGGGGAGACGCTCAAAACCTTTGAGGCGCTCAATGATACAGAAATTGTCGCTAAACTCGATTTGGCTAATCAGGCTTTTGAAAAGTATCGTCAGACTGATTTTTCTGAGCGATCGCAATGGCTACAAAAGGCTGCTGATATTTTAGAGCAAGACAAAGCAGAATTTGCTAAGTTAATGACTCTAGAAATGGGTAAGCCATTTAAAGCTGCGATCGCAGAAGTCGAAAAATGCGCCGTCGTCTGTCGCTACTATGCCGAACATGCCCCTAGTTTTTTGGCTGATGTCAGTGTAAAAACTGATGCCAGCCAGAGTTTTGTACGTTATCAACCAATGGGTGCAATTCTCGCGGTGATGCCGTGGAATTTCCCCTTTTGGCAAGTGTTCCGGTTTGCTGCACCAGCATTAATGGCGGGAAATGTCGGCTTACTTAAACACGCTTCCAATGTGCCGCAGTGTGCCTTGGCAATTGAAGATATTATCCGACGCGCGGGTTTTCCTGAAGGTGCGTTTCAAACTTTATTAATAGGTGCTGCCAAAGTTGCCGATTTAATGGCTGATGACCGCGTAAAAGCCGCTACTTTGACAGGAAGCGAACCAGCAGGCATATCCCTTGCTGTCGCCGCCGGCAAACAAATCAAAAAAACAGTTTTGGAATTGGGAGGAAGCGATCCATTTATTGTGTTAGAAAGTGCTGACTTAGAGACAGCAGTTGTCACAGCTACTACAGCACGGATGTTGAATAACGGGCAATCATGTATTGCAGCGAAACGTTTTATTGTCGCAGAAGCGATCGCAGATCAATTTGAAAAATTGCTTTTAGAAAAATTCGAGGCGCTAAAAGTAGGCGATCCTATGGAACCGGATACCGATTTAGGCCCACTGGCAACACCTGGTATTCTCCAGGATTTAGATCAACAAGTGCAAGCTGCTACCAAAAGTGGTGGAAAAGTCCTCATCGGCGGACATCCTTTATCAGATCGTCCAGGGAACTTTTATCCGCCAACGATTATCATAGATATCCCGCCGGAAGCAGCAATTGCAAAAGAAGAATTCTTTGGCCCAGTAGCCTTGTTATTCCGGGTTCCTGATATCGATGCTGCCATTAAACTCGCTAATGACAGTCCCTTTGGATTAGGTGCAAGCGCTTGGACAACGAATGACCAAGAATGCGATCGCTTAGTTGCAGAAATCGAAGTAGGTGCCGTATTTATCAACAGTATGGTCAAATCCGATCCTCGGTTGCCCTTTGGTGGTACTAAGCGTTCTGGATATGGCAGAGAATTGAGTATCCAGGGTATACATGAGTTTGTCAATGTTAAAACCGTGTGGGTTAAATGA